One window from the genome of Pedococcus badiiscoriae encodes:
- a CDS encoding peptidoglycan D,D-transpeptidase FtsI family protein, with translation MTIAVLFVFSIFGAQLLRLQGFDASAVSKDAQSSRTATVALPAMRGSITDRNGTILASSIERRTVTVDQTAVPQYVKTVNGVRVKVGVAGAAQDLSPLLGIPVATLTPELTGRARYRVLQKNVTPLNWRKISELGVNGIYSEATSDRVYPTATAASALVGFLQSDGTAGSGIEVLMDKTLKGKSGKTIYEQSQDGRPIPNAPQETINPQPGHDVRLTIDSDLQWFAQNAVAQKVIQTQALSGTVVVENAKTGELLAVASYPTFDPNQPGQSIDNWTNKAFNDVYEPGSTGKVMTAAAAIQEGVVTPSTVVEVPNRIHRADNREFRDSHDHPTEYLTFAGVLAQSSNIGTILAGEKVKPATMYDYFRKFGLGQTSGMGFPGEGPGLLSNVNSWSGSQRYTVLFGQGLSVNALQAAGVFQTIANDGVRIPPRIIAGVGDGSGGFTPAPKASPITVVSPDTAQKVRDMLEGVVTKEGTAPQAKIAGYRVAGKTGTADRYDAAQGRYSGKTASFIGFAPADDPQIVVAVTIQRPIKGYFGGVVAGPVFHDIMTYALQELQIPPTGTSSPVAKLSPATIPAASDPSVIRDRRSGASGSSR, from the coding sequence ATGACGATCGCCGTGCTCTTCGTCTTCAGCATCTTCGGCGCCCAGCTGTTGCGGTTGCAGGGTTTTGACGCCTCGGCCGTCTCCAAGGACGCGCAGTCCTCGCGCACGGCGACGGTGGCGCTGCCGGCCATGCGCGGCTCCATCACCGACCGCAACGGCACGATCCTGGCCTCGAGCATCGAGCGCCGGACCGTGACCGTCGACCAGACCGCGGTGCCGCAGTACGTCAAGACGGTCAACGGGGTGCGCGTCAAGGTCGGGGTGGCCGGCGCGGCGCAGGACCTCTCACCCCTGCTCGGGATCCCGGTCGCGACCCTGACCCCGGAGCTGACCGGCCGGGCCAGGTACCGGGTGCTGCAGAAGAACGTCACCCCGCTCAACTGGCGCAAGATCTCCGAGCTGGGCGTCAACGGCATCTACTCCGAAGCCACCTCGGACCGGGTCTATCCCACCGCGACGGCCGCCTCGGCCCTGGTCGGCTTCCTCCAGTCCGACGGCACCGCCGGGTCCGGCATCGAGGTCCTCATGGACAAGACCCTCAAGGGCAAGTCCGGGAAGACCATCTACGAACAGTCCCAGGACGGCCGTCCCATCCCCAACGCGCCGCAGGAGACCATCAACCCCCAGCCCGGCCACGACGTCCGGCTCACCATCGACTCCGACCTCCAGTGGTTCGCCCAGAACGCGGTGGCGCAGAAGGTCATCCAGACGCAGGCGCTGTCGGGCACCGTCGTCGTCGAGAACGCCAAGACGGGCGAGCTGCTGGCCGTCGCGTCCTACCCGACCTTCGACCCGAACCAGCCCGGCCAGTCCATCGACAACTGGACCAACAAGGCCTTCAACGACGTCTACGAGCCGGGCTCCACCGGCAAGGTGATGACCGCCGCGGCGGCCATCCAGGAGGGGGTCGTGACCCCGTCCACCGTGGTGGAGGTCCCCAACCGGATCCACCGCGCCGACAACCGGGAGTTCAGGGACAGCCACGACCACCCGACGGAGTACCTCACGTTCGCGGGGGTCCTCGCGCAGTCCAGCAACATCGGGACCATCCTCGCGGGCGAGAAGGTCAAGCCGGCGACGATGTACGACTACTTTCGCAAGTTCGGGCTCGGCCAGACGTCGGGGATGGGCTTCCCCGGTGAGGGCCCCGGTCTCCTGTCGAACGTCAACAGCTGGAGCGGGTCCCAGCGCTACACCGTCCTGTTCGGCCAGGGCCTGTCGGTCAACGCGCTCCAGGCGGCCGGGGTCTTCCAGACCATCGCCAACGACGGAGTGCGGATCCCGCCGCGGATCATCGCGGGGGTCGGCGACGGCAGTGGCGGCTTCACCCCGGCACCGAAGGCGTCGCCCATCACGGTCGTGTCTCCCGACACGGCCCAGAAGGTGCGCGACATGCTCGAAGGGGTCGTCACCAAGGAGGGGACGGCACCCCAGGCGAAGATCGCCGGCTACCGCGTGGCAGGCAAGACGGGCACCGCGGACCGGTACGACGCCGCGCAGGGCCGGTACTCGGGCAAGACGGCCAGCTTCATCGGCTTCGCGCCGGCCGACGACCCTCAGATCGTGGTCGCGGTGACCATCCAGCGCCCCATCAAGGGCTACTTCGGCGGTGTGGTCGCCGGCCCGGTGTTCCACGACATCATGACCTACGCACTGCAAGAGCTGCAGATCCCGCCGACCGGCACCTCGTCGCCGGTGGCCAAGCTCAGCCCCGCGACGATCCCGGCCGCCAGCGACCCCAGCGTCATCCGCGACCGCAGGTCGGGCGCATCCGGCTCAAGTCGCTGA